One window from the genome of Pandoraea fibrosis encodes:
- a CDS encoding enoyl-CoA hydratase/isomerase family protein, whose translation MNQRESVVETQDEVLFEVVNGFGVITLNRPRALNAITHGMVRLMWQQLNAWANDSAVRAVLVEGAGEKAFCAGGDVRALYESRVNHANDHQAFFIDEYRLDYLIHRYPKPYIALLNGIVMGGGMGVAQGAALRIVTDRSRLAMPETGIGLFPDVGASWFLGHLAPTVARYLGLSGVTITAADALYCGLADVWIEGDAQGRLKAMLRQFDWDGGSVTQQTSKLAGQYASESADSADSAELLERLRAAILPLGRTWTDAAPLAQARATLDRHFSAIDVQGIVASLTEDSATPWAVETLALLRQRSPLSLCVTDRQLQKGRRLDLADAFRMELVLGHHAFASGDFVEGVRALLIDKDKQPRWRYPTLADVPAGQVEAFFVSPWPDDGHPLKALGEH comes from the coding sequence GTGAATCAGCGTGAGAGCGTCGTCGAGACGCAAGACGAAGTGTTGTTCGAGGTGGTCAACGGATTCGGTGTGATCACGCTGAACCGGCCACGCGCATTGAATGCGATCACGCACGGCATGGTGCGTTTGATGTGGCAGCAACTCAACGCATGGGCCAATGATTCGGCGGTGCGGGCTGTGCTGGTCGAAGGCGCGGGGGAGAAGGCCTTCTGTGCGGGAGGTGACGTCCGGGCGCTTTATGAAAGTCGCGTGAACCATGCCAACGACCATCAGGCATTCTTCATCGACGAGTACCGGCTCGACTATCTGATCCACCGGTATCCGAAGCCATATATCGCACTACTCAACGGCATTGTGATGGGCGGCGGCATGGGCGTTGCCCAAGGGGCTGCGCTGCGCATTGTGACCGACCGCTCGCGACTGGCGATGCCGGAGACGGGCATCGGCTTGTTCCCCGATGTCGGGGCCAGTTGGTTTCTGGGGCATCTGGCGCCGACCGTAGCGCGCTATCTGGGGCTATCCGGCGTGACCATCACTGCCGCCGATGCGCTGTACTGCGGACTCGCGGACGTTTGGATCGAGGGGGATGCGCAGGGGCGACTGAAGGCGATGCTCCGTCAATTCGATTGGGATGGCGGTTCGGTGACACAGCAGACCAGCAAACTTGCGGGCCAATATGCGTCGGAATCGGCAGATTCGGCAGATTCGGCAGAGCTGCTTGAGCGGCTGCGTGCCGCCATTCTGCCGCTGGGGCGCACGTGGACGGACGCCGCGCCGCTGGCGCAAGCACGAGCCACGCTGGATCGGCATTTCAGCGCCATCGATGTGCAGGGCATCGTTGCGTCGCTCACCGAAGACTCAGCCACGCCGTGGGCCGTCGAGACGCTGGCGTTGTTGCGGCAGCGCTCGCCACTGAGCCTGTGCGTGACCGACCGGCAATTGCAGAAGGGGCGTCGCCTCGATCTGGCCGACGCCTTCCGAATGGAGCTGGTGCTGGGGCATCACGCATTCGCATCGGGGGACTTCGTCGAGGGCGTCCGGGCACTGTTGATCGACAAAGACAAGCAACCGCGTTGGCGTTACCCAACGCTGGCGGACGTCCCGGCCGGGCAGGTCGAGGCATTCTTCGTCTCGCCGTGGCCGGACGACGGTCATCCCCTCAAAGCGCTAGGGGAGCATTGA
- a CDS encoding acyl-CoA dehydrogenase family protein encodes MDFYTEDQRMIRDMARTFASEQLAPNAAQWDRDCALPDAMVAQMGDLGLLGMMVPEQYGGSYTDYTAYALAMEEIAVGCASTATMMSVHNSVGCAPVLKFGSDAQRERWLPDLAAGRKIGAFCLTEPQAGSEANNLRTRAERRGDKWVLNGSKQFVTNGKRAAMAIVFAVTDPAAGKRGISAFIVPTNTPGFEVGHPEHKLGIRASDTCPITLVDCEVGDDALLGEPGQGLKIALSNLEGGRIGIAALALGVARAAFEAALRYAGERQQFGKPIREHQSIANMLADMTTRINAARFLILHAAALRTEGLPCLSEASQAKLFASELAEWVCSHAIQIHGGYGYLEDYPVERHYRDARITQIYEGTSEIQRQVIARALD; translated from the coding sequence ATGGATTTCTATACCGAAGACCAACGCATGATTCGCGATATGGCGCGCACGTTTGCCAGTGAGCAGTTGGCGCCGAATGCCGCGCAATGGGATCGCGACTGCGCGTTGCCGGACGCGATGGTGGCGCAAATGGGCGACCTCGGTTTGCTGGGCATGATGGTGCCCGAGCAATATGGCGGGTCGTACACCGACTACACGGCGTATGCGCTGGCGATGGAAGAGATTGCGGTGGGATGCGCGTCCACGGCCACGATGATGTCGGTTCACAACTCCGTGGGGTGCGCACCGGTCCTGAAGTTCGGTTCGGACGCGCAGCGCGAGCGCTGGCTGCCCGATCTGGCCGCCGGCCGTAAGATCGGCGCGTTCTGCCTGACTGAGCCGCAAGCCGGGTCGGAAGCCAACAATCTGCGAACGCGCGCGGAACGTCGTGGCGACAAATGGGTGCTCAATGGCAGCAAGCAGTTCGTGACGAACGGCAAGCGGGCGGCGATGGCGATCGTGTTCGCGGTGACGGACCCCGCCGCCGGCAAGCGTGGCATTTCGGCGTTCATCGTGCCGACGAATACGCCGGGTTTCGAAGTGGGCCATCCCGAGCACAAGCTCGGCATCCGGGCGTCGGATACTTGCCCGATCACCCTGGTCGATTGTGAAGTCGGCGACGACGCGTTGCTTGGCGAGCCGGGGCAGGGACTGAAGATTGCACTGTCGAATCTTGAGGGAGGCCGCATCGGCATCGCTGCACTGGCGCTTGGCGTAGCGCGCGCGGCGTTTGAAGCGGCGCTGCGCTATGCCGGTGAGCGTCAGCAGTTCGGCAAGCCGATCCGCGAGCATCAGAGCATTGCGAACATGCTCGCCGACATGACGACCCGCATCAATGCGGCAAGATTTCTGATTCTCCATGCAGCGGCACTTCGCACGGAAGGGTTGCCTTGCCTGTCCGAGGCGTCGCAGGCCAAGCTCTTCGCGTCCGAGCTGGCCGAATGGGTGTGCTCACACGCCATTCAGATTCATGGCGGTTACGGGTATCTCGAAGACTATCCGGTGGAGCGCCATTATCGCGACGCCCGCATCACGCAGATTTACGAAGGCACCAGCGAAATTCAACGTCAGGTCATTGCCCGCGCGCTGGACTGA
- a CDS encoding acyl-CoA synthetase, with translation MTTDYADAYRAFDLDAAVRTTLAGNFDAMNACVECCDRHALPGRIALFWEGKDGTSQTWTFRQLQTLSARFANFLREQGVQPGDRVSGLLPRTPELLVTILGTWRAGAVYQPLFTAFGPKAIEHRLHSAQSKLVITDGANRAKLDEVGNCPSVATVGGPRGQGVRRGDFSFWHEVEQHADDFEPVMRRGDDPFLMMFTSGTTGSAKPVTVPLRAILAFVGYMRDAVDLRPTDTFWNIADPGWAYGLYYAVTGPLAMGIPTTFYDGPFNVESTYRIINKLGITNLAGSPTAFRLLIAGGDKVAAPVKGKLRAVSSAGEPLNPEVIRWFAEHLGVTIHDHYGQTELGMVVCNHHALAHPVQAGAAGFASPGHRVVVLDDDGRECPVGQPGVLALDRKRSPLMWFSGYWERETPAFVGDYYLSGDTVERNDDGSISFVGRNDDVITSAGYRIGPFDVESALIEHPAVVETAVVGKPDPERTELVKAFVVLHPQFVPTEALACELQAHVRHRLSTHAYPREIEFVSELPKTPSGKLQRFILRNQEVAKAAQVSANAA, from the coding sequence ATGACTACCGATTACGCCGACGCCTATCGGGCGTTCGACCTCGACGCCGCTGTGCGCACCACGCTTGCCGGCAATTTCGACGCGATGAACGCGTGCGTCGAGTGCTGCGACCGTCATGCGCTTCCCGGGCGCATTGCCTTGTTCTGGGAAGGCAAAGACGGCACGAGCCAGACGTGGACGTTCCGGCAATTGCAAACGCTTTCCGCACGTTTCGCCAACTTCCTGCGCGAACAGGGCGTTCAGCCTGGCGACCGCGTGAGCGGGCTGCTGCCGCGAACGCCCGAACTGCTGGTGACGATCCTCGGCACCTGGCGGGCGGGCGCGGTATATCAACCGTTGTTCACCGCGTTCGGCCCGAAGGCCATCGAACATCGGTTGCACAGCGCGCAAAGCAAGCTCGTGATCACCGACGGCGCCAATCGGGCCAAGCTCGACGAGGTGGGCAACTGCCCCTCCGTCGCCACGGTCGGTGGCCCGCGCGGCCAGGGCGTGCGGCGCGGCGACTTCAGCTTCTGGCACGAAGTCGAGCAACACGCAGATGACTTCGAACCCGTCATGCGGCGTGGCGACGACCCGTTCCTCATGATGTTCACCTCCGGCACGACCGGGTCCGCGAAACCGGTGACGGTGCCGTTGCGCGCCATTCTGGCATTCGTGGGCTACATGCGGGACGCCGTCGATCTGCGCCCGACCGACACATTCTGGAACATTGCCGATCCGGGCTGGGCCTACGGGCTGTATTACGCCGTGACGGGGCCGCTCGCCATGGGCATCCCCACGACCTTTTACGATGGGCCGTTCAACGTCGAGAGCACCTACCGGATCATCAACAAGCTCGGCATTACGAATCTGGCCGGCTCGCCAACGGCATTCCGCCTGCTGATCGCGGGCGGCGACAAGGTTGCGGCACCCGTCAAGGGGAAACTGCGCGCGGTGTCCAGTGCAGGGGAACCGTTGAACCCCGAGGTCATTCGCTGGTTCGCCGAGCATCTCGGCGTGACCATTCACGACCACTATGGGCAGACAGAACTCGGCATGGTCGTATGCAATCACCATGCCCTCGCCCATCCTGTGCAAGCCGGGGCCGCTGGGTTCGCCTCGCCGGGCCATCGCGTGGTGGTCCTCGATGACGACGGACGCGAATGCCCGGTCGGACAACCCGGCGTTCTCGCGCTCGATCGAAAACGATCGCCGTTGATGTGGTTCAGCGGGTATTGGGAGCGTGAAACGCCTGCGTTCGTCGGCGACTATTACCTTTCCGGCGATACCGTCGAACGTAACGACGACGGCAGCATCAGCTTTGTCGGGCGCAACGACGACGTCATTACCTCAGCCGGTTATCGCATCGGGCCGTTCGACGTTGAGAGCGCGCTGATCGAACATCCGGCCGTGGTCGAAACGGCAGTGGTCGGCAAGCCCGACCCGGAGCGCACCGAACTGGTCAAGGCGTTTGTCGTGTTGCATCCGCAGTTCGTGCCGACCGAAGCCCTCGCCTGCGAGTTGCAGGCCCACGTTCGGCATCGTCTGTCCACGCACGCCTATCCGCGTGAAATCGAATTCGTCTCCGAACTGCCCAAAACACCGAGCGGCAAGCTCCAGCGCTTCATCTTGCGCAATCAGGAAGTCGCCAAGGCCGCGCAGGTATCGGCCAACGCCGCCTAA
- a CDS encoding SDR family NAD(P)-dependent oxidoreductase: MQIKDRVFLVTGASSGLGAATARMFVDAGAKVVLGDINAQAGAAQADALGNAARFVATDITREDDVQRLVDTGKREFGALNGVVNCAGLVIGERILGKQGPHRLDSFARIVNVNLIGTFNVLRIAASAMAEGTADAEGERGVVVNTASVAAFDGQIGQAAYAASKGGVAALTLPAARELARVGVRVVTVAPGIFETPMMAGMTPEVQAALGASVPFPPRLGRPSEYAALVRHIVENTMINGEVIRLDGALRMAPK, translated from the coding sequence ATGCAAATCAAGGATCGTGTTTTTCTCGTGACCGGTGCGTCGTCAGGCCTTGGCGCTGCCACAGCGCGCATGTTCGTCGACGCCGGTGCGAAGGTGGTGCTCGGCGACATCAATGCGCAAGCCGGTGCCGCGCAAGCCGATGCACTGGGCAACGCCGCGCGCTTTGTCGCGACCGACATCACCCGGGAAGACGATGTGCAGCGTCTGGTCGATACGGGCAAGCGCGAGTTCGGTGCGCTCAACGGTGTCGTAAATTGTGCTGGGCTCGTCATCGGGGAGCGCATTCTGGGCAAGCAAGGCCCGCACCGGCTCGACAGTTTTGCACGCATCGTCAACGTGAATCTGATCGGCACGTTCAACGTGCTGCGTATCGCGGCCTCGGCCATGGCCGAAGGGACCGCCGATGCAGAAGGCGAGCGAGGTGTCGTCGTCAATACGGCATCGGTGGCGGCGTTCGACGGGCAGATCGGGCAGGCGGCGTATGCGGCATCGAAAGGCGGCGTTGCCGCGCTGACCCTGCCCGCAGCCCGCGAACTGGCGCGTGTCGGCGTGCGTGTCGTTACGGTCGCGCCAGGGATCTTCGAGACCCCGATGATGGCCGGCATGACACCGGAAGTGCAGGCCGCGCTGGGCGCCTCAGTGCCCTTCCCGCCTCGCCTCGGACGTCCGTCGGAGTACGCCGCGCTCGTGCGCCACATCGTCGAGAACACCATGATCAACGGCGAAGTCATCCGGCTCGATGGCGCGTTGCGCATGGCACCGAAATAA
- a CDS encoding AraC family transcriptional regulator codes for MEKGSISIYFVINALAHVERLGGDPTALLRAADIAPSLLAHPQARVSSDRYAHLWRLISLALDDEFFGQDSRRMKVGSFAMLCHSVITCRTLEQALQRAARFMGLLLDDFEMHLVRDGALARLEVHERADAQAPRIFGHETLLILFYALTCWLIARRVPLSTAYFAFPETAYSDEYRTMYSPRLVFDAPHTAIEFDAACLDLPVVQDEVSVKEFLRAAPANIILKYKNTKGMVARVRRRLKTMPTDSWPAFEALAGEFHTTPSTLRRRLEDEGQSYQSIKDQLRRDLAIHALCHTSQPMLEIALSLGFADPSAFFRAFRKWTGARPGDYRRQAVEA; via the coding sequence ATGGAAAAAGGCAGCATCTCGATCTATTTCGTTATCAACGCGCTGGCGCATGTCGAACGACTCGGCGGCGATCCAACGGCATTGCTGCGTGCCGCCGATATTGCGCCGTCCTTGCTGGCGCATCCGCAAGCCCGCGTTTCGTCTGACCGTTACGCCCATTTGTGGCGGCTCATCAGCCTCGCCCTCGACGACGAGTTCTTCGGGCAGGACTCTCGCCGCATGAAAGTCGGCAGCTTCGCGATGTTGTGTCACAGCGTCATCACCTGCCGCACGCTGGAGCAAGCGCTGCAACGCGCAGCGCGCTTCATGGGGTTGCTGCTGGACGATTTCGAAATGCATCTGGTGCGAGACGGCGCACTCGCCCGCCTCGAAGTCCACGAGCGCGCCGACGCACAAGCGCCCCGCATCTTCGGGCACGAAACGCTATTGATCCTCTTCTATGCGCTGACGTGCTGGCTGATCGCGCGTCGCGTGCCCTTGAGCACCGCCTATTTCGCATTTCCCGAAACGGCTTACAGCGACGAATACCGGACGATGTATTCGCCGCGCCTCGTCTTCGACGCACCGCATACCGCGATTGAATTCGATGCGGCGTGCCTGGACCTGCCAGTGGTGCAGGACGAAGTGTCCGTCAAAGAATTCCTGCGGGCGGCCCCGGCCAACATCATCCTCAAATACAAGAACACGAAGGGCATGGTCGCACGGGTGCGGCGGCGTCTGAAAACGATGCCGACGGATAGCTGGCCGGCGTTCGAGGCGCTCGCGGGAGAGTTTCACACGACGCCGTCAACGCTGCGCAGACGGCTGGAAGACGAGGGACAGTCGTACCAGTCGATCAAAGACCAGTTGCGGCGCGATCTCGCGATTCACGCCCTGTGCCATACGTCACAGCCGATGCTGGAGATTGCCCTCTCACTGGGCTTCGCCGACCCGAGCGCGTTCTTTCGCGCCTTCCGGAAATGGACGGGGGCCCGTCCCGGCGACTATCGACGTCAGGCCGTGGAGGCCTGA